One window from the genome of Garra rufa chromosome 1, GarRuf1.0, whole genome shotgun sequence encodes:
- the shfl gene encoding shiftless antiviral inhibitor of ribosomal frameshifting protein homolog — translation MNRMREEVELEKSVRRLREKFHGLIEIDNAILLMRRYGNDHRMVAMCVALMADNDRELDEEDMSALNNDPVAKNVAMKLKADEKQQEEKPAKSSGSSGASQPAKAPAKKKPSDDNDIAELGARLRVLPLTVENKRMFDQAHANQIPSVIHQFACESCDKDWWRRVPQRKRVSRCHRCKKKYDPVPADKMWGFAEFNCPNCLRTFKGFGRMDGRSPCYGCRSAIIPTQILPPRKRTMGPGPRRRNQHSCLAEDCYNRMEPHVPGTECVHPHSRQKNRKPRVVYPSPAHISSGSTVNTCLSQGSLIESINELILDDIEEESDEDTDSST, via the exons ATGAATCGAATGCGAGAAGAAGTGGAG TTGGAAAAAAGTGTCAGGCGACTGAGAGAGAAGTTTCATGGACTTATTGAAATTGACAACGCTATACTGCTTATGCGACGCTATGGAAACGACCATCGTATGGTTGCAATGTGTGTCGCCCTGATGGCAGATAACGACAGGG AGTTGGATGAGGAAGACATGTCAGCTTTGAATAATGACCCTGTAGCTAAG AATGTGGCTATGAAACTCAAAGCTGATGAAAAACAACAG GAAGAAAAACCTGCTAAGTCATCTGGATCCAGTGGTGCCAGTCAACCAGCAAAA GCACCGGCTAAGAAAAAACCCAGTGATGACAATGATATAGCG GAGCTCGGGGCGCGTCTACGAGTTCTGCCATTGACTGTGGAGAATAAGCGAATGTTTGACCAGGCTCACGCAAACCAGATCCCGTCTGTCATACATCAGTTTGCCTGTGAGTCATGTGACAAGGACTGGTGGCGACGTGTGCCTCAGAGGAAAAGG GTGTCACGCTGTCATCGATGCAAAAAGAAGTATGACCCTGTGCCAGCCGACAAAATGTGGGGTTTTGCAGAGTTTAACTGTCCAAACTGCTTACGGACCTTCAA GGGTTTTGGTCGAATGGATGGACGTTCCCCTTGTTATGGCTGTCGCTCAGCCATTATCCCCACACAGATTTTACCACCCAGGAAGAGGACCATGGGGCCTGGGCCTAGAAGAAGAAATCAGCACAGCTGCCTTGCTGAAGACTGTTATAATCGAATGG AGCCACATGTACCTGGTACGGAATGCGTTCACCCGCACAGCCGACAGAAGAACAGGAAGCCACGTGTGGTTTACCCCAGCCCTGCTCACATCAGCAGCGGATCCACTGTTAACACCTGTCTGAGTCAGGGCAGTCTGATAGAAAGCATCAATGAGCTCATTCTAGATGACATTGAAGAAGAGTCGGATGAAGACACTGACAGCAGCACCTGA
- the LOC141344701 gene encoding retinol dehydrogenase 8, which translates to MGTRKVLVTGCSSGIGLAVAVRLAKDELRRFKVVATMRDLDRREALERAAGETLNRSLEIRQLDATCEDSIRECVNSLPDRRVDVLVNNAGVGMIGPLECQSVSAMQELFNTNLFGLVRLVKELLPDMKRHQSGHIVVMSSVLGIQGLLFNDAYAASKFAVEGFCESLAVQAMKFNVKMTLVEPGPVVTEFENKVYEEAEKMDLSETDEETAHIFRQIYLPYSRKVFTSIGQMPEEVAEQTLQLIVSKNPPFRHQTNRLYMPLTAMKHADPTGRLPIDAFYKMIFQHDRVFNASLRILRLLHRRMGQGAA; encoded by the exons ATGGGGACACGAAAAGTTTTGGTGACAGGATGCTCCTCTGGAATCGGTTTGGCAGTGGCTGTTCGTCTTGCAAAAGATGAACTAAGGCGCTTCAAAG TTGTGGCCACTATGAGAGACCTGGATAGGAGAGAAGCTCTGGAAAGAGCAGCTGGAGAAACCCTCAACAGATCCCTGGAGATCCGACAGCTGGATGCCACCTGTGAGGACTCCATCAGAGAGTGTGTGAACAGCTTGCCAGATCGACGAGTGGATGTGTTAG TGAATAACGCCGGCGTGGGTATGATCGGTCCTTTGGAGTGTCAGAGTGTAAGTGCTATGCAGGAACTTTTCAACACTAACTTATTTGGCCTGGTGAGACTGGTGAAGGAACTGCTGCCTGACATGAAGCGGCATCAGAGTGGACACATTGTAGTGATGAGCAGTGTCCTGGGCATCCAAG GGCTACTTTTCAATGATGCATATGCTGCCTCTAAATTTGCTGTAGAGGGGTTTTGTGAGAGTCTTGCTGTGCAAGCTATGAAGTTCAATGTCAA AATGACATTAGTGGAGCCAGGCCCAGTTGTAACtgagtttgagaataaagtgtatgAGGAGGCAGAGAAGATGGATCTGTCAGAGACTGATGAGGAGACAGCTCACATCTTCCGTCAGATTTACCTGCCATATTCACGGAAAGTGTTTACCTCAATCGGGCAGATGCCTGAGGAAGTGGCAGAG CAAACTCTACAGCTCATTGTGTCCAAGAATCCTCCATTTCGTCATCAGACCAACCGTTTGTACATGCCACTGACTGCCATGAAGCATGCGGACCCGACAGGGCGACTACCTATAGATGCATTCTATAAAATGATTTTTCAGCATGACCGTGTGTTCAATGCTAGTCTGAGGATTCTACGCCTACTGCACAGGAGAATGGGTCAAGGTGCAGCCTAA